The Methanocellales archaeon genome has a window encoding:
- a CDS encoding CBS domain-containing protein, which yields MKVQSIMSKNPVFVKDDEFMTRARQLIRDSHFRSLPVVDNARKVTGIITEEEVLKITSTKSNVTVKGFTRECPIVTPLCDIRDVAMTMVNVKMGGLPVVRSSQDRELLGMVSMVDIFKNIDLDKVPNKEVKEIMTSKVKAFSLKDPVSKVWANIIELGYSGFPVIKSKREIVGMITRQDIIRAGCARSGKESPPVEKMMSTQIYSVDPDATIKEAALMMMKHDIGRLPVEKNGKLVGIVDRYDLTEAVIR from the coding sequence ATGAAAGTCCAAAGCATAATGTCTAAGAATCCCGTATTTGTCAAAGATGATGAGTTCATGACCAGAGCGCGTCAATTGATCCGAGATTCGCACTTCAGGAGTTTGCCGGTAGTTGATAACGCTCGTAAAGTCACTGGAATTATCACGGAAGAGGAGGTTCTAAAAATTACATCCACCAAGTCAAATGTGACCGTCAAAGGATTTACCCGAGAGTGCCCGATAGTTACACCTTTATGTGACATAAGAGACGTCGCAATGACGATGGTAAACGTCAAGATGGGCGGACTGCCCGTAGTCAGGTCCTCACAAGACAGGGAATTGTTGGGGATGGTCAGCATGGTGGACATATTTAAAAATATAGATCTCGATAAGGTTCCTAACAAAGAGGTAAAGGAAATAATGACCTCCAAAGTCAAAGCTTTTTCCCTTAAAGACCCGGTATCAAAGGTATGGGCAAACATAATTGAGCTGGGATATTCTGGATTTCCTGTAATCAAAAGCAAGAGAGAGATCGTAGGTATGATCACTCGCCAAGACATAATCAGAGCTGGTTGTGCCAGGAGCGGTAAGGAGTCCCCCCCGGTAGAAAAGATGATGAGCACCCAGATATACTCGGTTGATCCCGATGCTACAATAAAAGAGGCTGCATTAATGATGATGAAACATGACATAGGCAGATTGCCGGTTGAAAAAAATGGCAAATTGGTTGGCATAGTCGATAGATACGACTTGACGGAAGCGGTGATACGATGA
- a CDS encoding CBS domain-containing protein, producing the protein MRGREGSSPFDRGPVEFKSRVSSRPGDVMMIASKDVVTVPPTMTIMGIVKTLVTYGFRRIPIADAGTRRLVGIVTSMDLIDFFGGGVRHNLVENKYGGNLLAAINAEAREIMESDVITLTEDKSLKDALNTMIRHKTGGLPIVNPKSQIVGIISERDFLGLIAGKKAGKSVSEYMSKSVVTAPPNMSLKEATKVMVSNVFRRLPVVVDNILLGMINATDVVKFLGGGEVFNELITGHVDEAFSLPIKTLMTSDVVTIGPDVDIGIAAEMMMKKEVGSLPVLKEGKLVGIITESDFLRALA; encoded by the coding sequence ATGAGAGGACGTGAGGGTTCCTCCCCATTTGATAGGGGGCCTGTAGAGTTCAAATCACGAGTTTCATCCCGCCCGGGAGATGTGATGATGATCGCATCCAAGGACGTGGTCACCGTTCCACCTACTATGACGATCATGGGGATCGTGAAAACGCTGGTAACCTACGGCTTTCGGAGAATACCCATCGCAGATGCCGGAACACGCCGACTCGTAGGAATCGTTACATCCATGGACCTGATCGATTTTTTTGGCGGAGGAGTACGACATAATCTGGTAGAGAATAAATACGGTGGAAATCTGCTCGCTGCCATAAATGCCGAGGCCAGAGAGATAATGGAAAGCGATGTGATAACACTGACAGAGGATAAATCCCTGAAGGATGCATTGAACACGATGATCAGGCATAAAACCGGCGGATTGCCCATTGTAAATCCTAAGAGCCAAATAGTTGGCATAATCTCTGAGCGCGACTTCTTGGGCCTGATCGCCGGGAAGAAGGCCGGGAAGTCAGTCAGTGAATACATGAGTAAAAGCGTGGTAACCGCACCTCCAAACATGTCTTTAAAGGAGGCTACCAAGGTCATGGTCAGTAACGTATTCAGGAGACTGCCGGTAGTCGTGGATAACATATTATTAGGGATGATAAATGCCACTGATGTCGTCAAGTTCCTCGGGGGCGGGGAGGTATTCAACGAACTAATCACCGGCCATGTAGACGAGGCTTTTAGCCTGCCGATCAAGACGCTTATGACCTCAGACGTCGTCACCATAGGGCCTGATGTCGACATCGGCATCGCAGCAGAGATGATGATGAAAAAAGAGGTGGGATCGCTGCCTGTCCTAAAGGAAGGGAAACTGGTGGGAATAATCACCGAAAGTGATTTCTTAAGGGCGCTGGCTTGA